A single Nostoc sp. PCC 7107 DNA region contains:
- a CDS encoding tetratricopeptide repeat protein — protein MAQNWLRITHQDDKIQLSWQRGYESPRFASEVAFQQPFDEENAAELRWYLEDYLKFPYGIFPDNAVKIEQKLQHWGQQLFELVFRSTDKGREFFQEATREGLDNCELGIISDNANVLNLPWELLYSHDYQFLAPSLAGMYRSLSSQGVKAPLPAMPDDQLNILLVIARPYDQQDIGFKTIARPLLAALQPIRQRVNLKVLRPPSLKAFEAELQANKGFYHIVHFDGHGNFDSETQGVLVFEDEQGNEQAVSAREIAQYLTDCRVPIFVLNACKSGQVGEEAFSSVAGQLVKLGAKGVVAMAYSVYAKGAEHFIGRLYGELVRGECIATAVAAGRKSMSIDKMRPSPKGNLALQDWLVPVLYQQEPYTPFVPKKTAPSFADLMAQTDNTPESSKAVGLPDESAYGFIGRDYEILRLERAFRQNHLVLVQGMGGVGKTELAAGFTRWLNDTQGRTGGMFFTSFEQGAGLSQVINQIGRALGGERFSQMMPDKQEDVVRQYLQTNPCLLIWDNFEPVNGFPTGNEPLLSGEERNKLKRFLKELRGGKSWVLITSRGEEAWLDCGYSLINLRGLSQADAQELAAKILQTVGVERKNLPAEYLELLKLLGGHPLSLRVVLPHLKTQTPVQLIEALRRGLDTFRGQEEEGREKSLTVSLDYSFAKLSERTRRHLPFLALFSERVNADWLPLFSASPDNEFGQAYQAVFGENLQKPDWLRILNEAAAAGILEYLFGETIYKIHPALPWYLRQQLNTMASQEVINKLEKKLLIFYAYLADNYGEKLISNAELATFMLRVEEPNLLQNLRLAEQQQEWAYAQEILQTLGEVYERIGRKPEFKSLQQRALKQIGIHLADAKPKGKDAFDFWIYLRGNEAIEARLSGDLEGAGKVHQEILDELIALNDPSVNDRIAVAYYQLGIVAQEQRQFDVAVDYYKKALKIFEDAGDFYSAAREYHQLGIVAQEQRQFDVAVDYYKKTLKIYEDAGNFYYAATVYHQLGAVAEKQRQFDVAVDYYKKALKIKEDAGDFYSAATDYHQLGNIAYKQRQFDVAVDYYKKALKIKEDAGDFYSAATVYHQLGMVAQEQRQFDVAVDYYNKALKIKEDAGDLYSAAREYHHLGIVAQEQRQFDVAVDYYNKALKIKEDAGDLYSAAREYHQLGMVAQEQRQFDVAVDYYNKALKINEDAGDFYSAAGDYHQLGMIAEEQRQFDVAINYYQKAWEIYEQFRDWRKASQTLGKWARVLEAQENYAEALPIYIRLFAIGLENNQDWIGYVIDALARILQQLGESQFQAIFEATGEEYAEEMYDAIFYFTRRR, from the coding sequence ATGGCGCAAAATTGGTTGCGGATTACGCATCAAGACGACAAAATCCAACTTTCTTGGCAACGCGGATATGAAAGTCCTCGTTTTGCGTCAGAAGTCGCCTTCCAGCAACCCTTCGATGAAGAAAACGCAGCCGAGTTGCGCTGGTATTTAGAAGATTATCTCAAGTTTCCTTACGGTATTTTTCCAGATAACGCTGTAAAAATTGAACAAAAATTACAGCATTGGGGACAACAGCTATTTGAGCTAGTATTTCGCAGTACAGACAAAGGAAGAGAGTTTTTTCAGGAAGCGACACGAGAAGGGCTAGATAACTGTGAACTGGGCATCATTTCTGATAACGCCAACGTGCTGAATTTGCCTTGGGAATTGCTATATTCCCACGATTATCAATTTCTTGCACCTTCACTGGCGGGGATGTATCGCAGTCTCAGCAGTCAGGGCGTAAAAGCACCATTGCCAGCAATGCCCGATGACCAACTGAATATTTTACTAGTTATTGCCCGTCCTTACGATCAGCAAGATATTGGGTTTAAAACCATTGCCCGTCCACTGCTGGCGGCGCTGCAACCAATACGACAGCGAGTCAATCTTAAGGTATTGCGTCCCCCTAGCTTGAAAGCATTTGAAGCAGAACTGCAAGCGAATAAGGGTTTTTATCATATCGTCCATTTTGATGGACATGGGAATTTTGACAGCGAGACACAGGGAGTTTTAGTCTTTGAGGATGAACAGGGAAATGAGCAAGCTGTCAGCGCTAGAGAAATTGCCCAATATTTAACAGATTGTCGTGTGCCGATTTTTGTACTGAATGCTTGCAAGTCTGGACAAGTAGGGGAAGAAGCCTTTTCTTCTGTGGCGGGACAGTTGGTGAAATTGGGGGCTAAGGGTGTGGTAGCAATGGCGTATTCAGTTTACGCCAAAGGTGCAGAACACTTTATTGGGCGGTTGTATGGGGAATTAGTCAGGGGAGAGTGTATCGCCACAGCAGTTGCAGCAGGGCGTAAGTCCATGTCTATTGACAAAATGCGCCCCAGTCCCAAAGGAAATTTAGCTTTACAAGATTGGCTTGTGCCGGTGTTGTATCAGCAGGAACCCTATACGCCTTTTGTTCCTAAGAAGACAGCACCGAGTTTTGCTGATTTGATGGCGCAAACAGACAACACTCCAGAAAGCAGCAAAGCTGTAGGTTTACCCGATGAAAGTGCTTATGGTTTTATTGGGCGGGATTATGAGATTTTGCGTTTAGAGAGAGCATTTCGGCAAAATCATCTGGTTTTGGTGCAGGGAATGGGCGGCGTTGGTAAAACTGAGTTAGCCGCAGGTTTCACCCGGTGGTTAAATGACACTCAAGGACGTACAGGCGGTATGTTCTTCACCTCCTTTGAACAGGGTGCGGGGTTGAGTCAGGTAATTAACCAAATTGGTAGGGCGTTAGGAGGTGAGAGATTTTCCCAAATGATGCCAGATAAGCAAGAGGATGTGGTGCGGCAATATCTGCAAACTAATCCTTGCTTGTTGATTTGGGATAACTTTGAACCTGTCAACGGTTTCCCTACGGGGAATGAACCATTATTGAGTGGGGAAGAAAGAAACAAGCTGAAGCGGTTTCTTAAAGAATTGCGGGGTGGTAAATCTTGGGTATTAATTACCAGTCGCGGCGAAGAAGCTTGGTTGGATTGTGGGTATAGTTTAATCAACTTGCGGGGGTTGTCTCAAGCGGATGCCCAAGAGTTAGCCGCGAAGATTTTGCAAACGGTGGGTGTGGAGAGAAAGAACCTACCAGCAGAGTATTTGGAATTGTTGAAATTATTGGGGGGACATCCGTTGTCTTTGCGGGTGGTGTTACCGCATTTAAAGACACAGACACCTGTGCAGTTAATTGAGGCGCTGCGGCGGGGGTTGGATACTTTTAGGGGACAAGAGGAAGAAGGGAGAGAAAAATCTCTTACTGTGTCGTTGGATTATTCCTTTGCTAAATTGTCAGAACGTACACGACGACATTTACCATTTTTGGCGCTGTTTTCGGAACGGGTTAATGCAGATTGGCTGCCTCTGTTTTCAGCAAGTCCTGATAATGAATTTGGGCAAGCTTATCAAGCCGTGTTTGGGGAGAACTTGCAAAAACCAGATTGGCTAAGAATTCTCAATGAAGCTGCCGCCGCAGGTATTTTGGAATATTTATTTGGTGAGACTATCTACAAAATTCACCCAGCACTACCCTGGTATTTGCGTCAGCAGTTAAACACAATGGCTTCCCAAGAGGTGATTAACAAACTCGAAAAAAAGTTGCTGATTTTCTACGCTTATTTAGCGGATAACTACGGCGAGAAACTCATCAGCAATGCTGAACTGGCAACCTTTATGCTGCGAGTCGAAGAACCAAACCTGTTGCAAAACCTGCGCCTTGCCGAACAGCAACAAGAATGGGCTTATGCACAGGAAATTCTGCAAACCTTGGGAGAAGTGTATGAGCGCATCGGGCGCAAACCCGAATTTAAGTCACTGCAACAACGGGCGCTGAAGCAAATTGGCATTCACTTGGCAGATGCAAAACCAAAGGGTAAAGATGCTTTTGATTTCTGGATTTATTTGCGGGGTAACGAAGCTATTGAAGCGCGGCTAAGTGGTGATTTAGAAGGGGCGGGAAAAGTTCATCAAGAAATTTTAGATGAATTGATAGCTTTAAATGACCCTTCAGTGAATGACAGAATTGCTGTTGCTTATTACCAACTGGGCATAGTAGCCCAAGAGCAACGGCAGTTTGATGTGGCTGTTGATTACTACAAAAAGGCGCTGAAGATTTTTGAAGATGCAGGGGATTTCTACTCGGCTGCGCGTGAGTATCACCAGCTGGGCATAGTAGCCCAAGAGCAACGGCAGTTTGATGTGGCTGTTGATTACTACAAAAAGACGCTGAAGATATATGAAGATGCAGGGAATTTCTACTATGCTGCAACTGTCTATCACCAACTGGGCGCGGTAGCCGAAAAGCAACGGCAGTTTGATGTGGCTGTTGATTACTACAAAAAGGCGCTGAAGATAAAAGAAGATGCAGGGGATTTCTACTCTGCTGCAACTGACTATCACCAACTGGGCAATATCGCCTATAAGCAACGGCAGTTTGATGTGGCTGTTGATTACTACAAAAAGGCGCTGAAGATAAAAGAAGATGCAGGGGATTTCTACTCTGCTGCAACTGTCTATCACCAACTGGGCATGGTAGCCCAAGAGCAACGGCAGTTTGATGTGGCTGTTGATTACTACAACAAGGCGCTGAAGATAAAAGAAGATGCTGGGGATTTGTACAGTGCTGCTAGAGAATATCACCACCTGGGCATAGTAGCCCAAGAGCAACGGCAGTTTGATGTGGCTGTTGATTACTACAACAAGGCGCTGAAGATAAAAGAAGATGCCGGGGATTTGTACAGTGCTGCTAGAGAATATCACCAACTGGGCATGGTAGCCCAAGAGCAGAGGCAGTTTGATGTGGCTGTTGATTACTACAACAAGGCGCTGAAGATAAACGAAGATGCCGGGGATTTTTACAGTGCTGCTGGTGACTATCACCAACTGGGCATGATAGCCGAAGAGCAACGGCAGTTTGATGTGGCAATTAACTATTATCAAAAAGCCTGGGAAATTTATGAGCAATTCCGCGATTGGCGTAAGGCTTCACAAACATTGGGTAAGTGGGCAAGGGTTTTAGAAGCTCAAGAAAATTACGCTGAGGCTTTGCCAATTTACATTCGGCTTTTCGCTATTGGCTTAGAAAATAATCAAGATTGGATTGGTTATGTTATCGATGCTTTAGCCCGTATACTCCAGCAGTTAGGCGAAAGTCAGTTTCAAGCTATTTTCGAGGCAACGGGTGAAGAGTACGCTGAAGAGATGTATGATGCAATTTTTTATTTCACGCGGAGGCGCTGA
- a CDS encoding DUF3181 family protein, which yields MAKTNTAELLEALAAEIGENVYIDIAKWHLYLSDAKLHTVVAEQLYPLITSNAVNEDSVTKVLESIPVKIGGGRRELALIDLLPLQCQVNLVDILEKYQREF from the coding sequence ATGGCTAAGACTAACACAGCAGAATTACTAGAAGCCCTAGCAGCGGAAATTGGCGAAAATGTCTATATAGATATTGCCAAGTGGCATCTTTATTTATCTGATGCCAAATTACATACTGTTGTCGCCGAGCAGTTATATCCTTTAATTACTTCTAACGCTGTCAATGAAGACAGCGTAACTAAAGTTTTGGAATCTATACCTGTAAAGATAGGTGGCGGGAGAAGGGAACTAGCATTAATCGATTTACTTCCCCTGCAATGTCAGGTGAATCTGGTTGATATTTTAGAAAAATATCAACGCGAATTCTAA
- a CDS encoding 2TM domain-containing protein: MPPRWPRKPDRSDPEFRRLDDRMNFAVHVAVAATINSGLWFFHILKTTDWQWLPLLTTAWGIVLLVHLVYIAAIANYSSTPPKST; encoded by the coding sequence ATGCCTCCTCGTTGGCCTCGCAAACCCGATCGCAGTGACCCCGAATTTCGCAGGTTAGATGACCGAATGAATTTTGCTGTCCATGTCGCTGTAGCTGCCACAATTAATTCTGGTCTTTGGTTTTTTCATATTTTGAAAACAACAGATTGGCAGTGGCTACCGTTATTGACCACAGCCTGGGGAATAGTTTTATTGGTGCATCTAGTTTATATTGCAGCGATCGCTAACTATTCATCCACACCGCCTAAATCCACCTGA
- a CDS encoding response regulator transcription factor, protein MNSKNSGKRKILIADDDDDSREMLSFLLEEEGWEVKEAKNGEEALEILIKEQPDLLILDNRMPKLTGVEVCKHLQAQGIKIAIVLATAHGYLDELASSLGIAHFISKPYDIPELLKTIESAYKNA, encoded by the coding sequence ATGAACAGTAAAAATTCAGGAAAGCGCAAAATACTAATTGCCGATGATGACGATGATAGTCGAGAGATGCTGAGTTTCCTTTTAGAGGAGGAAGGTTGGGAAGTTAAGGAAGCCAAGAACGGTGAAGAAGCGCTAGAAATACTGATCAAAGAACAGCCAGATTTATTAATTTTAGATAATAGAATGCCAAAACTCACAGGAGTTGAAGTATGCAAGCACCTCCAAGCACAAGGTATAAAAATAGCCATCGTGTTAGCCACAGCACATGGTTATCTAGACGAATTAGCGTCTTCCTTGGGAATTGCTCATTTCATTTCCAAACCTTATGACATTCCAGAGTTATTAAAAACTATCGAGTCTGCTTACAAAAATGCCTGA